Proteins encoded within one genomic window of Panicum virgatum strain AP13 chromosome 1N, P.virgatum_v5, whole genome shotgun sequence:
- the LOC120656211 gene encoding protein PHYLLO, chloroplastic-like isoform X1, which yields MKYDKESSSIEDKPGSYYFFIPLVELSEFDNCSILSSTMIWDDSVSHTFEDAVSLFESCFNQIQNSYDPLDSICRKGLVPSYISRDAHLSETGNPQLVYLDTELLATIDAKGIPLTLDKFLTSDQSFVRFSPEFLFCSNMELYLQQNETESFIKRCSNINLAWASLIVEECVRLGFTYFCIAPGSRSSPLALSATCHPLTTCISCYDERSLGFHALGYGRGSRKPAVVITSSGTAVSNLLPSVVEASQDFIPIILLTADRPPELHDAGANQAINQVNHFGTFVRYFFNLPPPSDQIHARMVLTTLDSAAYYAMQAPQGPVHINCAFREPLDYTNRDWNLDCLRGLDKWFTNIEPYTRYLTMKTVSAFGNYSCSVMEILQIIEKAEQGLLLVGALHTDDDMWAVALLAKHLSWPIATDILSGLRLRKVVNLFPQFDKSILFIDHIDQILLSDSAKNWISPDVIVQIGSRITSKRVGMFLETCSPFSYILIDRHPCRHDPSHVVTHRIQASIVEFAASLCRCTFERKKSRWTDILMVLNSVVAQEIMFQIHSKWSLTEPYVAHVIGESLSGDAIMFVGNSMVIRDLDMFGKGWTDYTSNGNSLMMHHFLEFVGTSVAGNRGASGIDGLLSTAIGFAVGSNKHVFCVVGDISFLHDTNGLALLNQRARRKPMTIIVVNNHGGAIFSLLPIAKNTSPQILKKFFYTSHDISISNLCAAHRVKHLLVQTKAELHDALVKSKAEQIDCVVEVDNSIDSNADFHRIMNKFSAYSTTRYLDYLLGDPCPKSELDAMPVYIIHGAEYMLYRIQLSAPRTSALSDGRFSHEGFILKLCMDDNIAGFGEVAPIEIHEEDLLDVEEQLRFLFHMMKDSVLDVIPLLRGSFSNWIWTSLGIPPSSIFPSVKSGLEMAILNLLASQRKCGLSKFLAGSDPLVRDQNSYAGIEICALVDCNGTPMEVAHAVAKLVAEGFTTVKLKVGRRESPIEDAAVLHKIREVVGYKINIRVDANKKWTYEQAVEFGYRAKSLRLEYIEEPVSSVNDLIKFCDKSGLPVALDETIDNLKGDVIPKLHQFVHPGIVALVIKPSVVGGFEKAAHIAKWAQMHDKMAVISSAYESSVGLASYIQLAHYVDQQNSIVSRIKNKDTCGVVAHGLGTYQWLREDVSEKELNIHATPLGDGIRASVEDACGYLHHLSINNNKIERTYNEEKMRSYSIQVDVDDCSYLVKLQEAGDHINEKVVLLLHGFLGSSDDWVPMMKALSPSARVIAVDLPGHGESQILQQHVENSEQFPVTVQSLVDLLLKLICQITDGEVVVVGYSMGARIALHMALNQVHLVTFSIFIFCSHFFLMLILSWLWQNPRQIRGAVIISGSPGLKDEESRRRRIAIDKSRAKFLVSCGLECFLETWYSAKMWTSLREHPKFNSVVRTRSKHKDIKALAKVLADSRVGRQRPLWEDLKHLKRPLLIVAGEKDTKFKDISQRMCSEITQHGECGCDERDGDELCDMIVIPDAGHAVHVENPLPLVRAVRKFLQKLH from the exons ATGAAATATGACAAGGAATCGTCGTCCATAGAGGATAAACCTGGCTCTTATTACTTCTTCATCCCTCTG GTTGAGTTGAGCGAGTTTGATAACTGTTCCATTTTATCGTCAACCATGATTTGGGATGACTCTGTTTCTCACACATTTGAGGATGCAGTTTCTTTGTTTGAATCTTGCTTTAATCAG ATACAAAATAGCTATGATCCTTTGGATAGCATTTGTCGCAAAGGTTTGGTACCAAGTTACATTTCTAGAGATGCACATTTGTCGGAGACTGGGAATCCTCAGTTG GTGTATTTGGATACAGAACTGCTCGCCACAATAGATGCAAAAGGTATCCCCTTAACCTTG GACAAGTTTTTGACTTCTGATCAGTCATTTGTTAGATTTTCACCAGAGTTCCTCTTTTGTTCAAACATG GAGTTATACTTGCAACAAAATGAGACAGAATCTTTCATCAAGCGCTGCTCTAACATAAATTTGGCATGGGCATCCCTTATAGTTGAAGAATGTGTTAGACTTGGTTTCACG TACTTCTGTATAGCTCCAGGGTCGAGATCATCCCCCCTTGCACTTTCTGCTACATGCCATCCTTTGACAACATGCATATCATGTTACGATGAACGGTCACTTGGATTTCATGCTCTTGGCTATGGGAGAGGTTCTAGGAAGCCAGCAGTAGTAATCACATCATCAGGAACTGCTGTATCAAATCTTCTTCCTTCA GTGGTTGAGGCAAGTCAAGATTTCATACCAATTATATTACTCACAGCTGATCGTCCTCCTGAGTTGCATGATGCTGGAGCTAACCAAGCCATCAATCAG GTCAATCATTTTGGTACCTTTGTAAGATATTTTTTTAATCTCCCTCCGCCCAGTGACCAAATTCACGCAAGAATGGTTCTCACAACACTTGACTCAGCAGCCTACTATGCAATGCAAGCTCCACAAGGCCCAGTGCATATAAATTGTGCTTTTAGAGAACCTTTAGATTACACCAATCGAGATTGGAATCTTGACTGTTTGAGAGGTTTGGATAAGTGGTTTACAAATATTGAGCCGTATACCAGATACCTTACAATGAAAACGGTTTCTGCATTCGGTAATTATTCTTGTTCAGTAATGGAGATTCTGCAGATCATAGAGAAGGCAGAACAAGGGCTTCTATTAGTTGGTGCTCTTCATACAGATGATGACATGTGGGCCGTGGCTTTGCTAGCTAAGCACCTCTCCTGGCCAATTGCTACTGATATTCTGTCTGGACTACGATTGCGGAAAGTTGTAAATTTGTTCCCACAGTTTGATAAGAGCATTTTATTTATAGACCACATCGATCAAATTCTATTGTCTGATTCTGCTAAAAACTGGATAAGCCCAGATGTCATTGTTCAG ATTGGTAGTCGTATTACTAGCAAACGAGTGGGAATGTTTCTTGAGACTTGCTCCCCATTTTCCTACATTTTGATTGATAGGCATCCATGCCGTCATGATCCATCACATGTTGTCACTCACAGAATACAAGCTAGTATAGTGGAATTTGCTGCTAGCTTGTGCCGGTGTACTTTTGAAAGGAAGAAAAGCAGATGGACAGATATTTTGATGGTTCTTAATTCAGTG GTTGCTCAAGAGATAATGTTTCAGATACATTCAAAATGGTCACTTACAGAACCATATGTTGCTCATGTAATTGGGGAGTCACTTTCTGGTGATGCTATCATGTTTGTTGGAAACAGCATGGTCATCCGAGACTTAGACATGTTCGGCAAGGGCTGGACTGATTACACTTCAAATGGAAATAGCCTGATGATGCATCATTTTCTGGAGTTTGTTGGCACATCAGTGGCTGGGAACAGAGGAGCAAGTGGCATTGATGGTTTACTCAGCACAGCAATCGGGTTTGCTGTTGGATCAAACAAGCAT GTATTCTGTGTGGTTGGCGACATATCTTTTCTTCATGACACAAATGGATTGGCACTTCTCAACCAAAG GGCACGGAGGAAACCTATGACGATAATTGTTGTGAACAATCATGGCGGTGCGATCTTCAGCCTTCTACCAATTGCGAAAAATACTTCAccacaaattttgaagaaattcTTCTACACATCGCATGACATATCAATTTCCAACCTCTGTGCTGCACACAG GGTAAAGCATCTTCTTGTTCAAACCAAAGCAGAGCTTCATGATGCCTTGGTGAAATCTAAAGCGGAACAGATTGATTGTGTGGTAGAAGTAGACAATAGCATTGATAGCAATGCCGACTTTCATAG AATTATGAACAAGTTCTCTGCCTATTCTACAACTCGGTATCTGGATTATCTTCTGGGAGATCCATGTCCTAAGAGTGAGTTAGATGCCATGCCTGTTTATATAATTCATGGAGCAGAATACATGCTGTACAG GATCCAGCTTTCTGCACCACGTACTTCTGCGCTATCTGATGGCAGATTCTCTCATGAAGGGTTTATTCTGAAGCTTTGTATGGATGATAACATCGCAGGATTCGGTGAG GTTGCACCAATTGAAATTCATGAGGAGGATCTGTTGGATGTCGAAGAGCAACTTAGATTTCTTTTCCACATGATGAAAGATTCTGTGCTAGATGTTATTCCTTTGCTGAGAGGGTCCTTTTCAAATTGGATATGGACAAGCCTCGGGATTCCT CCTTCTTCGATATTCCCAAGTGTTAAAAGTGGATTGGAGATGGCCATTCTTAATTTACTTGCGTCACAACGGAAATGTGGATTGTCTAAATTTCTCGCTGGTTCCGACCCCTTAGTACGAGATCAGAACAGTTATGCCGGCATAGAGATCTGTGCACTGGTAGACTGCAACGGTACTCCAATGGAAGTAGCACATGCTGTCGCCAAACTAGTTGCTGAAGGTTTTACCACAGTTAAACTGAAG GTTGGGCGTCGTGAAAGCCCCATTGAGGATGCAGCTGTTCTTCATAAAATAAGAGAAGTTGTAGGATACAAGATCAATATCCGTGTTGATGCAAATAAAAAATGGACATATGAACAGGCAGTTGAATTTGGATATAGGGCTAAAAGCCTTCGATTGGAATACATTGAG GAACCAGTGAGCTCTGTAAATGATCTCATCAAGTTCTGTGACAAGAGTGGCTTGCCTGTCGCACTAGATGAGACTATTGACAACCTTAAGGGGGATGTAATTCCTAAGCTTCATCAATTTGTGCATCCAGGAATAGTTGCTCTT GTTATTAAACCCAGTGTTGTTGGAGGTTTTGAGAAGGCAGCTCACATAGCAAAATGGGCTCAGATGCACGATAAGATGGCTGTCATCAGTAGTGCGTATGAGAGTTCTGTAGGTTTGGCATCCTATATACAGTTAGCACATTATGTTGACCAACAAAACTCCATAGTCTCCAGAATAAAGAACAAAGATACATGTGGGGTTGTCGCACATGGACTTGGAACATATCAATGGTTAAGGGAAGATGTATCAGAGAAGGAGTTAAATATCCATGCAACCCCACTTGGTGATGGGATCCGAGCTTCAGTAGAAGATGCATGTGGTTATCTTCACCACCTAAGCATAAACAACAATAAGATAGAAAGGACATACAATGAAGAAAAAATGAGGTCATATTCTATCCAAGTTGATGTGGACGATTGTTCTTATCTAGTCAAACTTCAAGAGGCTGGTGATCATATAAAT GAAAAGGTTGTTCTTTTGCTTCATGGATTTCTTGGTTCGAGTGACGATTGGGTTCCCATGATGAAAGCTCTCTCCCCCAGTGCACGGGTTATTGCTGTTGATCTTCCTGGTCATGGCGAGTCACAAATTTTGCAGCAGCATGTTGAAAATTCAGAACAATTTCCTGTTACAGTGCAATCACTTGTAGATTTGTTGCTGAAGTTGATATgccaaataactgatggtgagGTGGTGGTTGTTGGCTATTCAATGGGTGCTAGGATTGCACTCCACATGGCACTAAATCAAGTTCACTTGGTAACTTTCTCAATATTTATCTTTTGTTCGCACTTCTTTCTTATGCTGATTCTGAGCTGGTTATGGCAGAATCCAAGACAGATTCGAGGAGCTGTGATCATATCAGGAAGTCCTGGATTGAAAGATGAAGAGAGTAGGAGACGTCGTATTGCTATTGATAAATCAAGAGCTAAGTTCCTGGTGTCTTGTGGGCTCGAATGTTTTCTTGAGACATGGTACTCTGCAAAAATGTGGACCAG CCTACGAGAGCATCCAAAGTTCAATTCTGTAGTGAGGACACGCAGTAAACACAAGGACATTAAAGCTCTAGCTAAGGTTCTTGCAGACTCACGCGTAGGGAGACAAAG GCCCCTGTGGGAAGACTTGAAACACTTGAAGAGGCCTCTACTCATCGTTGCAGGTGAAAAGGACACAAAATTTAAAGACATCTCACAGAGAATGTGCAGCGAGATAACACAGCACGGTGAATGCGGATGTGATGAGCGTGATGGAGACGAGCTCTGTGACATGATCGTTATCCCAGATGCCGGGCACGCTGTGCATGTTGAGAACCCTCTTCCTTTGGTAAGGGCCGTGCGGAAGTTCTTACAAAAGCTGCACTGA
- the LOC120656211 gene encoding protein PHYLLO, chloroplastic-like isoform X3: protein MKYDKESSSIEDKPGSYYFFIPLVELSEFDNCSILSSTMIWDDSVSHTFEDAVSLFESCFNQVYLDTELLATIDAKGIPLTLDKFLTSDQSFVRFSPEFLFCSNMELYLQQNETESFIKRCSNINLAWASLIVEECVRLGFTYFCIAPGSRSSPLALSATCHPLTTCISCYDERSLGFHALGYGRGSRKPAVVITSSGTAVSNLLPSVVEASQDFIPIILLTADRPPELHDAGANQAINQVNHFGTFVRYFFNLPPPSDQIHARMVLTTLDSAAYYAMQAPQGPVHINCAFREPLDYTNRDWNLDCLRGLDKWFTNIEPYTRYLTMKTVSAFGNYSCSVMEILQIIEKAEQGLLLVGALHTDDDMWAVALLAKHLSWPIATDILSGLRLRKVVNLFPQFDKSILFIDHIDQILLSDSAKNWISPDVIVQIGSRITSKRVGMFLETCSPFSYILIDRHPCRHDPSHVVTHRIQASIVEFAASLCRCTFERKKSRWTDILMVLNSVVAQEIMFQIHSKWSLTEPYVAHVIGESLSGDAIMFVGNSMVIRDLDMFGKGWTDYTSNGNSLMMHHFLEFVGTSVAGNRGASGIDGLLSTAIGFAVGSNKHVFCVVGDISFLHDTNGLALLNQRARRKPMTIIVVNNHGGAIFSLLPIAKNTSPQILKKFFYTSHDISISNLCAAHRVKHLLVQTKAELHDALVKSKAEQIDCVVEVDNSIDSNADFHRIMNKFSAYSTTRYLDYLLGDPCPKSELDAMPVYIIHGAEYMLYRIQLSAPRTSALSDGRFSHEGFILKLCMDDNIAGFGEVAPIEIHEEDLLDVEEQLRFLFHMMKDSVLDVIPLLRGSFSNWIWTSLGIPPSSIFPSVKSGLEMAILNLLASQRKCGLSKFLAGSDPLVRDQNSYAGIEICALVDCNGTPMEVAHAVAKLVAEGFTTVKLKVGRRESPIEDAAVLHKIREVVGYKINIRVDANKKWTYEQAVEFGYRAKSLRLEYIEEPVSSVNDLIKFCDKSGLPVALDETIDNLKGDVIPKLHQFVHPGIVALVIKPSVVGGFEKAAHIAKWAQMHDKMAVISSAYESSVGLASYIQLAHYVDQQNSIVSRIKNKDTCGVVAHGLGTYQWLREDVSEKELNIHATPLGDGIRASVEDACGYLHHLSINNNKIERTYNEEKMRSYSIQVDVDDCSYLVKLQEAGDHINEKVVLLLHGFLGSSDDWVPMMKALSPSARVIAVDLPGHGESQILQQHVENSEQFPVTVQSLVDLLLKLICQITDGEVVVVGYSMGARIALHMALNQVHLVTFSIFIFCSHFFLMLILSWLWQNPRQIRGAVIISGSPGLKDEESRRRRIAIDKSRAKFLVSCGLECFLETWYSAKMWTSLREHPKFNSVVRTRSKHKDIKALAKVLADSRVGRQRPLWEDLKHLKRPLLIVAGEKDTKFKDISQRMCSEITQHGECGCDERDGDELCDMIVIPDAGHAVHVENPLPLVRAVRKFLQKLH from the exons ATGAAATATGACAAGGAATCGTCGTCCATAGAGGATAAACCTGGCTCTTATTACTTCTTCATCCCTCTG GTTGAGTTGAGCGAGTTTGATAACTGTTCCATTTTATCGTCAACCATGATTTGGGATGACTCTGTTTCTCACACATTTGAGGATGCAGTTTCTTTGTTTGAATCTTGCTTTAATCAG GTGTATTTGGATACAGAACTGCTCGCCACAATAGATGCAAAAGGTATCCCCTTAACCTTG GACAAGTTTTTGACTTCTGATCAGTCATTTGTTAGATTTTCACCAGAGTTCCTCTTTTGTTCAAACATG GAGTTATACTTGCAACAAAATGAGACAGAATCTTTCATCAAGCGCTGCTCTAACATAAATTTGGCATGGGCATCCCTTATAGTTGAAGAATGTGTTAGACTTGGTTTCACG TACTTCTGTATAGCTCCAGGGTCGAGATCATCCCCCCTTGCACTTTCTGCTACATGCCATCCTTTGACAACATGCATATCATGTTACGATGAACGGTCACTTGGATTTCATGCTCTTGGCTATGGGAGAGGTTCTAGGAAGCCAGCAGTAGTAATCACATCATCAGGAACTGCTGTATCAAATCTTCTTCCTTCA GTGGTTGAGGCAAGTCAAGATTTCATACCAATTATATTACTCACAGCTGATCGTCCTCCTGAGTTGCATGATGCTGGAGCTAACCAAGCCATCAATCAG GTCAATCATTTTGGTACCTTTGTAAGATATTTTTTTAATCTCCCTCCGCCCAGTGACCAAATTCACGCAAGAATGGTTCTCACAACACTTGACTCAGCAGCCTACTATGCAATGCAAGCTCCACAAGGCCCAGTGCATATAAATTGTGCTTTTAGAGAACCTTTAGATTACACCAATCGAGATTGGAATCTTGACTGTTTGAGAGGTTTGGATAAGTGGTTTACAAATATTGAGCCGTATACCAGATACCTTACAATGAAAACGGTTTCTGCATTCGGTAATTATTCTTGTTCAGTAATGGAGATTCTGCAGATCATAGAGAAGGCAGAACAAGGGCTTCTATTAGTTGGTGCTCTTCATACAGATGATGACATGTGGGCCGTGGCTTTGCTAGCTAAGCACCTCTCCTGGCCAATTGCTACTGATATTCTGTCTGGACTACGATTGCGGAAAGTTGTAAATTTGTTCCCACAGTTTGATAAGAGCATTTTATTTATAGACCACATCGATCAAATTCTATTGTCTGATTCTGCTAAAAACTGGATAAGCCCAGATGTCATTGTTCAG ATTGGTAGTCGTATTACTAGCAAACGAGTGGGAATGTTTCTTGAGACTTGCTCCCCATTTTCCTACATTTTGATTGATAGGCATCCATGCCGTCATGATCCATCACATGTTGTCACTCACAGAATACAAGCTAGTATAGTGGAATTTGCTGCTAGCTTGTGCCGGTGTACTTTTGAAAGGAAGAAAAGCAGATGGACAGATATTTTGATGGTTCTTAATTCAGTG GTTGCTCAAGAGATAATGTTTCAGATACATTCAAAATGGTCACTTACAGAACCATATGTTGCTCATGTAATTGGGGAGTCACTTTCTGGTGATGCTATCATGTTTGTTGGAAACAGCATGGTCATCCGAGACTTAGACATGTTCGGCAAGGGCTGGACTGATTACACTTCAAATGGAAATAGCCTGATGATGCATCATTTTCTGGAGTTTGTTGGCACATCAGTGGCTGGGAACAGAGGAGCAAGTGGCATTGATGGTTTACTCAGCACAGCAATCGGGTTTGCTGTTGGATCAAACAAGCAT GTATTCTGTGTGGTTGGCGACATATCTTTTCTTCATGACACAAATGGATTGGCACTTCTCAACCAAAG GGCACGGAGGAAACCTATGACGATAATTGTTGTGAACAATCATGGCGGTGCGATCTTCAGCCTTCTACCAATTGCGAAAAATACTTCAccacaaattttgaagaaattcTTCTACACATCGCATGACATATCAATTTCCAACCTCTGTGCTGCACACAG GGTAAAGCATCTTCTTGTTCAAACCAAAGCAGAGCTTCATGATGCCTTGGTGAAATCTAAAGCGGAACAGATTGATTGTGTGGTAGAAGTAGACAATAGCATTGATAGCAATGCCGACTTTCATAG AATTATGAACAAGTTCTCTGCCTATTCTACAACTCGGTATCTGGATTATCTTCTGGGAGATCCATGTCCTAAGAGTGAGTTAGATGCCATGCCTGTTTATATAATTCATGGAGCAGAATACATGCTGTACAG GATCCAGCTTTCTGCACCACGTACTTCTGCGCTATCTGATGGCAGATTCTCTCATGAAGGGTTTATTCTGAAGCTTTGTATGGATGATAACATCGCAGGATTCGGTGAG GTTGCACCAATTGAAATTCATGAGGAGGATCTGTTGGATGTCGAAGAGCAACTTAGATTTCTTTTCCACATGATGAAAGATTCTGTGCTAGATGTTATTCCTTTGCTGAGAGGGTCCTTTTCAAATTGGATATGGACAAGCCTCGGGATTCCT CCTTCTTCGATATTCCCAAGTGTTAAAAGTGGATTGGAGATGGCCATTCTTAATTTACTTGCGTCACAACGGAAATGTGGATTGTCTAAATTTCTCGCTGGTTCCGACCCCTTAGTACGAGATCAGAACAGTTATGCCGGCATAGAGATCTGTGCACTGGTAGACTGCAACGGTACTCCAATGGAAGTAGCACATGCTGTCGCCAAACTAGTTGCTGAAGGTTTTACCACAGTTAAACTGAAG GTTGGGCGTCGTGAAAGCCCCATTGAGGATGCAGCTGTTCTTCATAAAATAAGAGAAGTTGTAGGATACAAGATCAATATCCGTGTTGATGCAAATAAAAAATGGACATATGAACAGGCAGTTGAATTTGGATATAGGGCTAAAAGCCTTCGATTGGAATACATTGAG GAACCAGTGAGCTCTGTAAATGATCTCATCAAGTTCTGTGACAAGAGTGGCTTGCCTGTCGCACTAGATGAGACTATTGACAACCTTAAGGGGGATGTAATTCCTAAGCTTCATCAATTTGTGCATCCAGGAATAGTTGCTCTT GTTATTAAACCCAGTGTTGTTGGAGGTTTTGAGAAGGCAGCTCACATAGCAAAATGGGCTCAGATGCACGATAAGATGGCTGTCATCAGTAGTGCGTATGAGAGTTCTGTAGGTTTGGCATCCTATATACAGTTAGCACATTATGTTGACCAACAAAACTCCATAGTCTCCAGAATAAAGAACAAAGATACATGTGGGGTTGTCGCACATGGACTTGGAACATATCAATGGTTAAGGGAAGATGTATCAGAGAAGGAGTTAAATATCCATGCAACCCCACTTGGTGATGGGATCCGAGCTTCAGTAGAAGATGCATGTGGTTATCTTCACCACCTAAGCATAAACAACAATAAGATAGAAAGGACATACAATGAAGAAAAAATGAGGTCATATTCTATCCAAGTTGATGTGGACGATTGTTCTTATCTAGTCAAACTTCAAGAGGCTGGTGATCATATAAAT GAAAAGGTTGTTCTTTTGCTTCATGGATTTCTTGGTTCGAGTGACGATTGGGTTCCCATGATGAAAGCTCTCTCCCCCAGTGCACGGGTTATTGCTGTTGATCTTCCTGGTCATGGCGAGTCACAAATTTTGCAGCAGCATGTTGAAAATTCAGAACAATTTCCTGTTACAGTGCAATCACTTGTAGATTTGTTGCTGAAGTTGATATgccaaataactgatggtgagGTGGTGGTTGTTGGCTATTCAATGGGTGCTAGGATTGCACTCCACATGGCACTAAATCAAGTTCACTTGGTAACTTTCTCAATATTTATCTTTTGTTCGCACTTCTTTCTTATGCTGATTCTGAGCTGGTTATGGCAGAATCCAAGACAGATTCGAGGAGCTGTGATCATATCAGGAAGTCCTGGATTGAAAGATGAAGAGAGTAGGAGACGTCGTATTGCTATTGATAAATCAAGAGCTAAGTTCCTGGTGTCTTGTGGGCTCGAATGTTTTCTTGAGACATGGTACTCTGCAAAAATGTGGACCAG CCTACGAGAGCATCCAAAGTTCAATTCTGTAGTGAGGACACGCAGTAAACACAAGGACATTAAAGCTCTAGCTAAGGTTCTTGCAGACTCACGCGTAGGGAGACAAAG GCCCCTGTGGGAAGACTTGAAACACTTGAAGAGGCCTCTACTCATCGTTGCAGGTGAAAAGGACACAAAATTTAAAGACATCTCACAGAGAATGTGCAGCGAGATAACACAGCACGGTGAATGCGGATGTGATGAGCGTGATGGAGACGAGCTCTGTGACATGATCGTTATCCCAGATGCCGGGCACGCTGTGCATGTTGAGAACCCTCTTCCTTTGGTAAGGGCCGTGCGGAAGTTCTTACAAAAGCTGCACTGA